CACGTCCTCCGAAACGTGGTGCGCCACTTGGCCTTAACAGCGAACAGAATGCCGGCGACGCCTGGTGGCCGACGCCGCCCGTCAGAGGCCGTTCTGGCGACGTCCGATCCGGTGCCGCAGCTAAGGTCCGCCGTCGATATCCGCGTTCGTCGCTTCCTTCCCCTGGCCGATCTTGTCGCCCTGCAGGTTGTCGTTGCTGTCGGCGTGGTCATCGCGATGGCGCTGGATCGGCCCGGCTGGCAGGGAGCGGTCGCCGGACTCGTCGTCGGCGCGGCGTTCGTCGTCCCCGTCCGGGGCACCAATGCGGCCCGCTCGATCACGCTGCGCTGCGGCTATCTGCTGGACCGGCGGCGGAGGGCGCGCAGGCAGGAGTACCCAGAGCCGTTCGACATCACCGCATCGAACGGCGAACAGATCGGATTCCGCTGGGACGGCGCGACTTTGCTGTCGATGGTCCGCATCGACGCCGATCCGCAGGCGTTGACCGTGATGGAACCGCGGGTGACCGTCTCCGGGGAGATGGTCCCCGTCAGCGCCCTCGTCGAGTGCCTGCACCAGTTCGACATCCGGCTGGATTGCATCGACATCGTCAGCCACGGCGCCCGCTCCTACGGACACACCGATATCGCGGCGGTCTACGACGCGGTGCTGGGGCCGTTGCCGGCCATCGCGCACCGCAGCGTGTGGATCGTCTTGCGCTTCGACCCGTCCCGGTGCCCCGATGCCGTTCGTCGGCGCGGTGGTGGCCGCGAAGGCATCCTCCGTACCGCCACCACCGCCACGCGGCGCGTCGCCAACCGGCTGGTCGAGGCGGGGCTGCGGCCGCAGATCCTGACCGCGAGCGGAATAGCGGCCGCCGCCAACCAGCTCGGTGACGGCGTCAATCTCTCCACCGTGCAGGAGACCTGGGAGGCATGCCGCGACGGGCAGTTCCAACTGTGCACCTTCGCGGTCGAGCCGGCGCTGCTGACCACCGAGGGACTCGGGCTGCTGTGGACCGTGCCCAGTTACTCCACCACACTCTGTCTGTCCCTGCGTGAACACGACACCGACGGACTCACCCGGGTGCGGGGGTTGGCCCGTTTCGACGGCGGCATGACCGTTCCTGCGGAGCTGCCCGGACTGATACCGCTTCGCGGACTCCAGTTGTCGGCGTTGGCGAGCACACTGCCCGTCCCGCCGCCGGCCCGGGCGATCGGGCACTGGGGCTACGGCCGGCGAGACGCCGAACTGCGCGGTCTGACGGTGCCGGCATCAGGCTGTGGACAGGTGATCGGCGCAGACGAACTGGGTCGTGCCGTCGCTCTACCGGTGTTCGGCCCGCAGATCCGGAGGGTGCAGATCTGCGGGACCCTGCACCTCACCCAGCAGGTGGTGCTGCGCGCACTGGCGCTGGGCGCGCGGGTGCTGGTGCACAGCCGCCGACCCCAGCGGTGGCGGGACATGGTCGACGTGGTGGCGCGCCAGGACCTCCTGTGGGTCACCGATTTCAATCGGCGTGCGTTGCAGGCCGGATCCGACCGCAATTACACCGTCGAGGTTTTCGACGGTGTGACCGAGCAGTCGGTGCGGGCGGGGGTGACCAGCATCGTGGTGGCGCCGCCGGGCACGCCGGTGTCGCCGGATGCCGAGGTTGTGCTCGAGCTGGTCTCGGTGGAACACGACACCGTCAAGGTGAGCACCAGCTCCGGCGTCGCGCTGGTGACGATGGTCGCCACTGACGAAGAACTGCGCTATATCAAGGCATCCGCCGACGGCATCGACTGAGAGGAGTGATCGTGGTCTACTCGCCTGACAACTACCCGCGGTCCGCCCAGCAGGGTTCTGAGACCGGCCGCGTACGAACACTTCTCGTCGCTGTGGCAGCACTGGGAGCGCTCACCTACGGCGTCGGTTACGCCGATCCGGGTGAGGCGGCCCTGTGGTCGGTCCGATTCGCCGCGGCGGCTGGACTGGTCGCCGGACTCGGTCTGCTGACGAAGGTCGATCGCGTCCCACTGGTGGCCGCGGTCCTGGCCGTGCTGGCCTTCCTCGAGGCGTTATGGACCGTCGTCGGCGGAGCGGCGCCGGGGTGGGCGCCGCCGGTGATCGCGGCGCTCACTGCGCTGCAGGGCATCGCCGCGGCGGCCGCGCTACTCGCCGAGGGCAAGAGCGGACAGGCAGCGCCTGCAGGTTATGAGGCCTACGTCGACTACTACAACCAGGCGGTCCGCAACTACTACGACCAGCACGCGCAGGCCACCGCTGAGCAGACGCCGCGCGGCGGTTACGGCCAAGCGCGCGGCGCCGCACAGGCGTCTGCCCACGATCAGCGCGCGCAACGACCCTCGCAGTACGCCGACTACACCGAACTGGGCTATGCGGCGCCACCTACAGCACCTGCCCAGACCGGGAGTTCGACGGCCGAGCACACTGCGGGCCTGCCCAATGTCGGGCAGGCGCCCGGATCCGCCGAGCGGTACCGGTACCCCCACGGCGAGTCCGCGCCGCCTTCCCCACCGGCCTAGCCGGTCGCCACGCACCGGTGATCCCCGACACAATGAATCGTCCGTGTGAACGCCGGCCCGTGTGGGCTCGTTGTACCCAACAACGAGATGCCTACACGGACAGGACGGTTCGCCATGTCGACAAAGTTGGACGAGCGGTTTCAGCGCGTGCAACCGAGCGAATGGCCCAGCGCAGGACCCGACGCTGCTGTCCGTGACGACGCACCTCCTGCCACCATCACGTCGGGTGGGTGGGCTCGAATCCGCGGCCGTCTCAACCGATTGGCGCAAAGACCGGCCAGGCGCAGGCCCAGCCGACACACTCCGCGGCGCAGTGAGGCCATCATGCAGGACGCCTGCATGGCGCGAGAAATGTACCGTCTCTAGCTGTTGTCCCACGGCCGCTCAGCCCATTGCCAACGCTACTGCCGCAGCTGCGCTCACGCACATCGAAACCCCGTGCGGCACAGTGTCATCAGCCTGCCGCAGCGTCACCACGCCAGCCCACACACCGGAGCACAGAGCCGCGCCCAACGCGGCCAGCACCAAGACGTCAAGGCCGAACGTCCCCGTCAGCGCGCCGACGCCGAGCGCCAGTTTGACGTCACCCGCGCCGAGCGCGGCGGGCGCGAGCAGGTGCACCGCCAGGTAGATCACGAACAGCACCGCCGCACCTGATAACGCGGGCAGCCCGTGACCCAGTGACGCCGCCACGGCCAGGATCACCGTGGCGCCCGGCAGCGTCAGCCAGTTCGGCAGCCGGCGCCGTCGCAGGTCGAAGACGCTGAGCGTCGCCAGCCAGACGGCCGCAACAACAGCGAGCCCCACCCCCACACGGAAAGCGTATGGCCCCCGCGGCACCGCTTCCGCCACTTTTTCGGGCGGGCTCGGCGGCGATCAGCCGCGACAGTGGTTCCCAGTTCTGCTGCGCAGCGGTGGAAGGACCGCCTGCACGTCCCGCGCTGCCTCGGAACAAACAGGCCAAGACTGTGTCTGGCACAGCATCGAGGGAGGTGCAATACATTGGTTTCACGACCTGACTGATCTCGGGGTGAGGAGGGCACATCAAGCATCGCGGCATCCTCAGAATCGTTGCGGCGGCGGCTCTGCCGGCCGTCCTGTTGAGCCCGATCGGGCAGGTGGACGCGCACGCAGACAATCCCCCGGGAAGCGGCGATGGCGCCGTCCTCATCTCAGGTGCCGTCGAATCGCCGCGAACGTTCACCGCGGACTACCTCTCGCACCCGACATGCGGGACACAGTCCGCCACATTCGAAACTCACTCGAGTTCGGAGACTCACCTCTTCCAGGGTTGTGCGCTCGAACCGATGATCATGGCCGCGCAACCCGTCGCACGGGCCGCCGGGAATCTGAGCCTCGGGGTTTTGGCCGTGGGAGCGGACGGATACACGGCGGCCCTGTCGTGGGGCGACCTGTCCCCGATGCTGGCCCGCCGGCCCGCGATCGTCGCCTGGCGTGAAGACGGAAACCTGCTGCCGCGACCCAGACTGGTCGTGCCCGACGACATCAACGGCGCACGCTACGTGAAGCAACTGACCGAGCTGCGCGTCGTTCCCCTCACCGACTGACGACGCCCTGTCACCGGTGGATGTTCGGATCGACTGCAACGAATTTGCTCCGTAATCGTCAAGACGTGCGAGTCGGATTATCGACGCGACTTCCGATCCGGTTTGCTCATCACCGTCCGGGCGCGATTCCGCGATCGCATGTCTTTCAACATACTTCGACGACGTCGAGGGTGAGGAGACGCCTGAGCGGAATGACGACCTGCTCGCCGCTGGCGTCGAGATTCACCGTTCCGGAACGCCCCGGCACCGGCACCCCGCACACTGACCCCTGCGAGGTCGTCACCTCGATCTTGGGCGCGGTTGGTGTCTCACTCGGTGGTTGCGGCCACCACCAGGTCAGCGCGGCCACTGCGGTCAACACGACCGCGATGAAGGTGAGCGTTATGCCCATGACCAGCCGCGAGATCGCGGCTGAACTGGCTCGCGGCTGCCTGACGACGGGATGTGCGACCGTGGCGACCAGAAGGACAGCCGCGACGGCCATTGCGAGGCCCCCGAACGCGGTCACCACGCCGACCTCCTGCAGCCAGCGGGGACGCGGTCGACTCGAATCCCCGCCGCTGAGAACGCCACACAGCCCGGCGAAACCGATCGCCGCGAGCTGGAGCTTCTGCCACTCGCGGGCCGTGTCTTCGAGCCGGTTGTCGTACTGATACGGGCTTCCCACGGTCATCCCTCTCCGTCCGTCACAGTGCGAAGGCCAGGAATTGCGTCACTTCGAATGGTTGGAAATTGTCGTCGCTCACGAGGACCACGGATTGGCGGCCGTCGGGCAGGACCGGTCCCAACGTGATTCCCTCGATATTGTCGAGAGGCTCGAGGCCGCCGACGGTGTTGAGGTCGACGGCCAACGACTTGACCATCGGGGCGATCGGTTGACCGGTCAACGACGGCATCCCCAGCACGTCGGTGGCAGGCCCGAAATCCGCGTGGTAGAGGCGAACCGCGATGGCGGCGGGCAGACTCGCCGCCCGCTCGATGACAACGAGCGAGCTCTCCGAGAGCGCCAAGATGTCCGCCACGCCGTTCTCACCCGTCCCCGGTGCCGCACGGTCGACCTGATAGGCGAACTGCGCCACCGCATTTCTCGTCTCGACGTCGAACTTGGTGATTCGGACAAGCCCGGTATTGTGTTCATCGGCGGCGGTGCCGTCTTGATACAGGGGATGCTCCATCGCCGCGAACAGGTACCGGCCGTCGGGGGTCAGGGACAGCCCCTCGAGCACTCCGTTGGGGCGAGGCCCGGTGGCCTTGTCGGGCGAGAAGGCGAATCCCGGGGGCAGCGCGAATTCCCCTTGGTAAGCGCCGTCGAGACCGGCGATTCTGATCGACGGCTGCAACAGCCGCGCCGGTCGAT
The window above is part of the Mycolicibacterium rutilum genome. Proteins encoded here:
- a CDS encoding esterase-like activity of phytase family protein produces the protein MSGSVVVIGMTSASRAALSVTAAALLSMAQPVAHAWTPQYLGQWQVPRATPFHNTVIGGLSGISYDPGRNVYYTVSDDKAEHGGVRFYSVRLGVSEGGIDAGQFLQMQELLDESGKPFSRSSMAADSPVLMPDAEGIAFDGVRNRLYWSSEGFAAEGSDDRPARLLQPSIRIAGLDGAYQGEFALPPGFAFSPDKATGPRPNGVLEGLSLTPDGRYLFAAMEHPLYQDGTAADEHNTGLVRITKFDVETRNAVAQFAYQVDRAAPGTGENGVADILALSESSLVVIERAASLPAAIAVRLYHADFGPATDVLGMPSLTGQPIAPMVKSLAVDLNTVGGLEPLDNIEGITLGPVLPDGRQSVVLVSDDNFQPFEVTQFLAFAL
- the eccE gene encoding type VII secretion protein EccE, whose protein sequence is MPQLRSAVDIRVRRFLPLADLVALQVVVAVGVVIAMALDRPGWQGAVAGLVVGAAFVVPVRGTNAARSITLRCGYLLDRRRRARRQEYPEPFDITASNGEQIGFRWDGATLLSMVRIDADPQALTVMEPRVTVSGEMVPVSALVECLHQFDIRLDCIDIVSHGARSYGHTDIAAVYDAVLGPLPAIAHRSVWIVLRFDPSRCPDAVRRRGGGREGILRTATTATRRVANRLVEAGLRPQILTASGIAAAANQLGDGVNLSTVQETWEACRDGQFQLCTFAVEPALLTTEGLGLLWTVPSYSTTLCLSLREHDTDGLTRVRGLARFDGGMTVPAELPGLIPLRGLQLSALASTLPVPPPARAIGHWGYGRRDAELRGLTVPASGCGQVIGADELGRAVALPVFGPQIRRVQICGTLHLTQQVVLRALALGARVLVHSRRPQRWRDMVDVVARQDLLWVTDFNRRALQAGSDRNYTVEVFDGVTEQSVRAGVTSIVVAPPGTPVSPDAEVVLELVSVEHDTVKVSTSSGVALVTMVATDEELRYIKASADGID
- a CDS encoding DUF5336 domain-containing protein, translating into MVYSPDNYPRSAQQGSETGRVRTLLVAVAALGALTYGVGYADPGEAALWSVRFAAAAGLVAGLGLLTKVDRVPLVAAVLAVLAFLEALWTVVGGAAPGWAPPVIAALTALQGIAAAAALLAEGKSGQAAPAGYEAYVDYYNQAVRNYYDQHAQATAEQTPRGGYGQARGAAQASAHDQRAQRPSQYADYTELGYAAPPTAPAQTGSSTAEHTAGLPNVGQAPGSAERYRYPHGESAPPSPPA
- a CDS encoding molybdopterin-binding protein produces the protein MIMAAQPVARAAGNLSLGVLAVGADGYTAALSWGDLSPMLARRPAIVAWREDGNLLPRPRLVVPDDINGARYVKQLTELRVVPLTD
- a CDS encoding A24 family peptidase: MGVGLAVVAAVWLATLSVFDLRRRRLPNWLTLPGATVILAVAASLGHGLPALSGAAVLFVIYLAVHLLAPAALGAGDVKLALGVGALTGTFGLDVLVLAALGAALCSGVWAGVVTLRQADDTVPHGVSMCVSAAAAVALAMG